The genome window AACGATTCACCGCCTGGCACAATTTTTTGTAATACCACAATCTTTTTCTCCACCTCAGCTTTCTCATCTTCTTCGCTACTTGTGTCCTCCTCGATTGATGATGCTAACTTCTTAGCGTTaaaacttctctttgatgatcTTCTGCTTCTTCTACTGTTCTTCTCCTGGAGCTTCGCGTGGGGGATGACAGCTAAAGATTCTTGACCCGCATTGTCCATATTCGTGCTGGAGTTTTTCCGGGTGgtcattctttcttttcttgataatGCGGCTGAGTTTCTTGGCTCTTCAGGACTGCTACCGCTGCTCTCCATGAATTAACGGCAAAGGAGGAGAGAAGGGACTGTTGAGAAGGGAGAAAAGGCTAAAGGGTCATAGGAGGTTGTGGAGATGAAGAAGTAAAAGGTTGTGGGAAGAAGGGGGAAGGAAGGTGGTGGAGggttgaggaggaggaggaggctgTGAGGCATTGGGGTATGGTGTGGTGTTAAATTATTGTTTAGAGTTCTGGAAATGTCAATGCCAACGAAGCTGGTCCTACCAATTTTGGGCTTTGGCTTCCTAAGACCCCTGATTATGGTTTTCTGGACAAGTAATGGCACCACGCTCTTTGTTGCCGAGGTTCATACACGCATGTAAACACATGGAGGAGGGACTAACTCCACTTTATCATTATTTTACATTAgtatcatctttttatctcattaATTATCATATCTTTTTATCTCGTTTATTAGATTTAAATAGGACAATTTTTTTTACGATTTGAGGTGCAAAgtatttgaaattgaaattcaaaatgCAAAATTAATAAGTGATATAAGTTGCGTGTTTGGATTCCACATGATAATCTTTAATAATGTATGGATGAATTTAACCAATTGTATGCATCTACTTTTCAATAAAAATTTCTTTATATTGTCAAagaattttttattgtttcGATTTAAACGacatacaaaagaaaaaaaaaaggacaaacaAGAAATGACATAATTGTTTGATTAGCATTTGTACAATCAAACAGTCTTAAGCACAACAACTCGTCCCAATTTGAACATGTTTCCTGAAATTTGCGATACAAAGCAAAGAAATGATTTTGTTTAGAACTTTAAAAAATAATGCCCAAGAAAACCAATAATCTTATGGAGTACTAATTTTTACTGCATGGCCTGACCAAGGAGATAGTAATATGGGTACAAGTATAGGAGAGCGTTTGATTCACTCGCCAGCGGCATGAAGGTGGAGAAGGATGATGGATGAAAGGGTGGGTGGGGCAGTGGGGAGGCTGAAGGGAAAACCGGATAGAGTATCGCAGGTGTGACAAGGGCCCACGAGTCAAAAAAACAAACGGAGAAAGCACATGTGATCACATGAATTTCTTGAACCTAACACACCCCATGTGCACCCCTCGTCTCTCCCTCCTCACTCCTATATATGATCAAACACGTATGTAGAGGCCACGTTTCACTTTCACCTTAGAGCCCCAcaaccaccccccccccccctctccaatgtcagagagagagagagtttttgtttttcctttttttttttgagttgggGACCCCATACGGTCGTGGTTGTGGGTGGTGGTCACTTGGTGGTGGTAGGAGGTGGTGTTTCCAACGAGGGAACAGCAGTCGGCGGTGGTTTTGAGGTCATTGGGATTGTGTTTTTAGTGTGTGAGATGAGAagagaagaaatgaaaagaagagattttggattttggataTTGGGTGGGGTGTTTGAGTGTAGGGCATTTGGGACTCAATGCGATCAGTTCAGAGCTACCAAATCTTGTGTTCCTGCCGCACACTACAGACGACATTACATATTTTTGGTTGGTCTTAGTAAACataataatgatattaaatGGTTCGTAGCAGACTAGTTGAATTTCTATCTTTATATAGGATTATCAATTTGCTACTACATCGGAAGTACCAATTTTCTTGGATCCATTGCCAATCCCCCCCACTGATGATATCGCGTTGGAAACCATCTTTTTCTTCTACATCacaaagagggaaaaaaaatactcCCTCTGTGTGTGTCGTTTGAtagttctattttttttttttacgcagtttaagaaaaaataattaattttattaaaaaaataaatttaaattgctattttttttaaaatactcctacattaaataaagttgacttttcatatatcaatatattttgaaaaatctaaaTGCATTAAATATGATAGGTAGGTTATATTCAATACTAACACTCTTATACtctctccgtcccactttgatagtcttgttttcctttttcgtctgtcccaaattgtagtccactttccgattgaagaatgtagttgtatttttattttcctaaaatacccttattcaatgtaagttgttgttactataaacttactccatttaatgagagttggttctttttttaccatcaattcaagttcccataaagttgtactctaattaatgtgggggtattttaggaaaatagctacctaaattgattgttccaacaaaattaactactttttattaaactgtgtgaaaaaagaaccaggactatcaaaatgggacggagggagtattaaataaggtagtttatagtaataacaacttacattgaataagagtattttagagaaattaaaagacaattacatttttcaattggaaagtaTATTACAATTTGAgacagacgaaaaagaaaaaataagactatcaaagtgggatggAGAGAGCATGTCATCTAATGTAGGTATTCCCCTTTTgacaaaatttcttcatttcttgcttgaaATTTTAACAAATTGTGCTAATTTCCTCTTGGTAATAACTtatacaaaaattgaaaatatataTGCTCATCTATTCACGTGCAAATACGAATAAATTTAACTAAACGGGTTCATTTGCTACCTATAGTAATAAGCAAGTTCGGATATTTgcgaatttttggaatattacTATAGTAAATTTCTAACCGTAATATGTAtgaaacccaaaaaaagaaaaaagttgaaAAGATAGAAAGTTAATTCACCAAACCCTACAAAACTATGGTCATCAATCTTAACAGGATTGATTCGAAGGCGTAAGATGAGGACACCGACCAAGTCTTCGTGATAGTAATGTATCAAACTATGGTCCTATTCTGTTCAATTCCAAGTGTCAAAAACAGTGTAAAATTGTACGTTTTCTAAATTCaggtttgtttttttctttttttcttttttgcccaAAATGTCTTCAGATAAGAAGGGCCCTTGCTAGCACATGGTATAATTTTAATTGCTCCGTCATCTCGTTTGTCAAATTTTGCATCCTCATGTTCCAATTAGTCTTCTGTTATCACCCATAACTATTACATATTGACATTTTCCCCCCTTTCTACGTATACATAATCAAAATATGAGttgtctttcctttttctctgcGAGTGTCATGCTATTATTTTTGCCTCTTTTGGTTTTACAATTATTCTACATAATTTAAGTTTGGTTTTACAACAAACTAAAAGTTCCCAATTGGGGACTACTATTTTTTTGTGGGCAAaaaacaattcacttcaaagtAACATGTGCTAATTAACCAtgataaaaacaatcaaaagatACTCCTCTACTACTGTTGTCAACCAGATTTTTAAAACGCGCAAAAACACTGACCTGTGTGTGTTAGATGAATCTGGGAATCAAGATTTGCTAATTAAGATGCAATGCATGTATCCAGCTAACCATCAGAAGGGATGCATGCATATCCCTGTCTGCAAAGAGATCATCTTTGTGGGGCATTTCCGTGACAAAGCAGGGATGCAAATCAGGATAGTCCCAGAAAAGCTGTGGGCTGTATACGTATGGGGATGCATTGAATTGCAtggaataataataatgatttaATGAGAAGAAAGGGAGAAGAGTTGATGATGCATCCATGCCATAAAATTATGTGCTGCGTACCCATAAATGCAATCACAAGAAGAAGCACAGGGGCATGGGGACGATTGTTTGGTGGCTGGTAAGTCAGATATTGTTTGCGTGGCACtttttttgtttggttggtTGGTAGGTAAATGTGACCGCTTTTGGCTCCCAAAAGATACAGCCATTATTTGGATGGCTATTATTTGActccaaattatttatttgCATCACAGACACTCTATTTTTTTTACAAACCCTTTTATCTCTCCGATCACTATttcatctcacatacatcacatcataacaTGTGTTGcggtaattatttcaaataatcttctatccaaacacacaccAATTAGCCAATTATACGAGTAATTCATCCGTCTTTTCTTTCTACATTCTTGCCCTTTAAAAGAACTTATAAGGCAAACCGATTGTCGTTGTCCTCTGGGAGTCGATGCTTTCTTGTTAAGAGTTTCTACTTCTTCCGAAGCCTGACCAAATAACATTTAATTAGAAGGTTTCTGCTGCAACGTAAACGCCAGAGAAGTGGGGAGTTGCTGCGCGAACTGCTACCGTATGGAGTTGAACGAAAAACAGGAATAAAAGAGAGCGAGTAGAAGGCTCAAATCAAACCCATTTTCCATTACGAGGACCAAACACCCTAGTGCACTAGACACGGCTTTCCTCTTGGAGAGTGTATGGCTTAAAGATAACCGACAACCGACCGACCTCAGAATGCCAATTAGCGAGCGGTAATCCTTCATCGATCTACTTCAAAGACAAGGACACTCTCCAGTTATCCTACAAAATGATCCTAATAGAGCAGCAATTGTCCCGTATGCTTCAATTATCACGCCTGATGGAATTGGACCAGTCGATAGGAAGCGCACACAACAGACGCACGTGGAACCATGAAtgttccccttccccttcccccctaggggtgtttcgcgaatcgagccgctcgagctcgactcgagctcgtcaatatcgagttcgagtcgagctcgagctaattaagtcgatctcgagctcgagctcaagctcaaaaacattaagctcgttggctcgcgagctcaattatatatatatttttttattttttattttaatagtaaaattacatatatatccctaatattttattatttattaaaaaaattattattttatttatttttaaaaataaataattattttttatttttaaaaaataaaataataattattatttttttattttttaagctcgagctcgaggcCGATTCGAATTTGACTCGAGCTCTAGCTCGATATTTtaagctcgtcgagctcgagctcgagcttcacaaaattaacttgagctcggctcgattagccaaagctcggctcgagctcggctcgtttgcacccctattccccctcccccaccccaccccaccccaAAAAGACAAAATCCATGACAAGCTTGTCATCCTTCCAAATCACTAACATCCATTTGATAAAACAAGGCCAACTTTGTGGTGTGGTCACCCTATCTCTTCCCACTCTGCAACTTGCAAATTTGCCAAACTTTGTTCAGGATGATGTCTCTGTATCAGCACCCGTACATCTACAAACCAAGACTCTTGAGCCTTACTCAAGAGTCTCAGATTTCCCCACCCGTGCGCCCGCGAATTCCATGAAAAACAAGAATCTCAGGCCACACCCTAAGAACACGTGCCATACACAGCAAACTCacagagagacagagagagggagagagagagagagactgacGCAAGGAGGGGGTGAACGAGAAACCTGAGAACCAAAACTGGGTTTATTGTCTCACTAATATTAATATATCAGGCGAAAACGTAAAAATTTACTGACAGCAAAGGAAGTTGGACCTTTAAAGAGGACAAACATGAAGAACCCTATGTACACTGCGCCACCAGTTCCGAATACTCGATTCTCATCCTCCCATAAAAGGCCAACTTCCCCAGTATACATCCCTATTACCAACTCCTCCATCCCACCTACACCACATTTCACTAATACATCCTAGAGAAACCAAACTGAACAGTTCCTACTTTTCTACTCGCAGCGGCACTCGCAGCTGCTGCAACTCCTATTCCACTAAATTGAGCTTTTGCCTGCAACAAGTTTGTATCGATTGTGATCCTATCATCAACTTGGTCCACCTTTGTCCCTGGAGTGCGTGTCATGTAAAATGGGTTGCCGTCAATGTTTATTGCTATATCAGGGGCCATTTTTGCAGCCATGCCACATTGAGGCATTTGTCGTCCTTGTGAAGACAATTTCCTCTCATTCTCCATCACAGATTTTTCCGGCTTTACTGTACCACTACCATGATAACAATATGCAGAAGGGATCCCCTGTGGTGGAGGTTGAAGGACAGGGTTTCTGACAACTGTTCTAGGATCGTATGATTCTTTATTGACAGTTCCATTCTCGTATGGTAAGACTGGCCCCACCGCCTTTCCTGGTTTAGCTGGATATCAGGAATTCAAATGTTTAGCCAACAAATGTCGAACACAAAATCCAGTTAGCAGATTGCAGAGAAAGAGATGAGGTGACTTAGTGATGGACAGAGAAATGCTCATGAGAGTAATAGATGCTGTTGTTTCACAACCAGTTATGTTCTGGTTAATCAATACTAACTCATAAGGATGATGAACAATCAATTAAACAAAGAGATTGACATGAAAGAAACTTCACCTTGAGGGATCCTCTGCTGTGTCTGCAAGGTTCTGGACAGACTACCAGGAAGCCCATCAGAATCTCTGGGATTTCTACAACATGGCTCTTCGCCGTTTTGCCTGTCCTTCAAAGTAGGAGCTCTTAACTGTTCTTTAGGAGGAACTGCATTCGAATGTACAATAGTAGACCTAcgaaataaaagggaaaataaaagaCACACACATTGTCACCATCATTATGCACAGCCAAGTAATGCAATACAATTAAGTTATTCCAGATATGCCCCAAGGTCACCATATCCGATGGACCAGAAGCTGATAAAGCATTTCTCATCATAAAGACAACTTATAGCTAACAAACACGGAACCACAAACACAACTTCACaataaagtgtaaattttgatCAGATCAAATCATCAAGCCACTTGCAGTAGTTTCCATAGAAAATGAAACATTTTCCCAATGATATAAAGACAAATTCAATTAGCTTGTCAATAATAACAATCCATTTCTAAGTGAAAAAATTTAAGGCAAATAAAGTTCATATGTATTTCATCTTTATCAGACAGACTAGGATGCAAAGTTCCAATTTGGTTCGTGAAGCAAGAGTCCCCTCGCTTTTCTCCAAAGACTATATATGAGGCTGCTGCTTAATGACCAAAGTACTATTTTGTGCCGGAGGGGGGGGGGTTCTGGTGCAATCCTGGAAACCTTTTGGGAGTAAAAAAGGAAACCAAATGCATACGGTCTTTCCATAAGCTGTAACACAAGGGAATAGACTGTATACATTGGATATTCAGTACAATACACTACAGCTTGGACGTTGTTGAACCATTCACTGGACAAGTTTTCTCCAAGTTCCCATGGGGAAAACTCCTCTATATTCTAAACAGGTTTTCTCGATCAAGGCCAACAATCAACTATACATCAACGTTTTCTCTAAGCAAATGGCCAAGAAACTGGTTGATAACCATCCCAGCCCACAGTTTAACAACTTCAGATTAAAAACTTTAGATAGTCAACACATCAAGTTGAGGAAGAAGCAAAACACACATAAAAGATCTAAAGTTACCTAGGAAGAGAGACATGCTTTCTTTCAAAGGGGATCACTGTACCATTTTTACCACCATTTTCTTCTAGATGTGCAAACTGCTTTCTAAATTGATCGACGGCACTGCAGAGAGCAGATACACCAAATATCAGTGACAACAAAGTAGACAAGTTGAGAGAGATTTACAACATGCAAATAAGATAAGGCACAGAGAAACTCTTACTACCTAGGATAGAGAAAATTAGTCCTTTCTATTCCATTCATGTAATCTTTCAACAGCTGAGGATGATATTCTAGTATTTCGCGGAATATTAATTCCCTTACGTCCTCCTTGGTAACCCTTCTCCTCTCAAATTCAAACTCCATCTTTGAAATAGGCAGACAAGATGGTTCTCTTTCAACTTTGGCTAGTCCCCTGAAGTAAGGATCAGCTAATGCCTATCACAAAATGGTTAGGATGATTATCAGCTTTTTATGATCAACCAGCTAGCACATTGAGATGTGAAAACTATCAAAGAGTGGATGGACAAAGCATTGCAGAAAGCAAAGTCTAATAAACTGTACCACAACTTTTTTGAAAAACATGTACAAATCTGAACAAGATAAAGAAGGGAATTTCATATAATGAAGACTAAACCTAAGACTTAAAAGTCTCTGACTTCCATATGAAAAGTAAAGGCAGAAGCATATAATGCCATGACAAACCTCTTCAGCAGTAGGCCGGTCCTTTGGATCGAAAGCAAGCAGCTTTTCTAACAGTCGTAGAGCTAATGGATCTGCATTTGGAAACTTCTGTGAAAAAGGCACAGGCTGTTTCTTCCGCATACTTGTAAGATATCTCCTAGCTTTATCATTTCGAACCTGAACCGAACCCACAACAATCTCAAAAATTCACAGGTATGTGACTGCCAAACATTGAAAGAAGCACATCTTCAAACATAGATctgttctaaaaaaaaaaaaaagtaggacCATACTCTAGAAATGGTATCCATCGATGGTGTGCCAAGAAGATCTGTCATCAAATCCAGTTGGTGGACAACATTTTTCCCAGGAAACAGTGGTTTCCCAGTCAAAACCTCAGCAAAAATGCAGCCTATGCTCCAAATATCAATTGCAGGTGTATACTGCATCCAAATGGAACACATTAAAGaagataaacagtaaatgagCTTCAAATTTTGTGCATATTGCAATATTCTGCACTGAATAAAGCTATCTGGAAGACTTGGACATGCATTTCAGCCAAGGTGCGTCAAACTCACAAATAATTTCCTTAAACCAACAGTTGTTGCCATGAATTTTGCCTCCATTTCACCACAATAACCCGTGGAAAATGTCCCGAAAATCTCAATCTTTCAAATGCATAAGCCAACTATATCTTTATTTTGGTACACAAGCAAAACACCATATTGTATAAATAAGAAAACACTTTTAACTTCAGCTCCATTCAGATTAATTGACCTGGCCAGATGGCACATACTAAATAAAAGTTCACTGTTTCTGTGTCTCAATTTACCAGGTGGCGTATACCATGCAGAATCATACCTTGGAGAAAAATGATCCACATAACTCTGGAGCTCTATACCATCTTGTGGCAACATAATCCTGTGATTTGCAGACTATAACTTACAGCAATCGAGGAAAAACAAATCCAAGTTTATCCGTAATGAGAAATCAGAAAAAAGTGACTACGCATAAGCAATGGTTCATTACATACCGTCCAAAACACTGTTGTAGGTGTGTCATTGAATGCAACTCTGGCCAGCCCAAAATCACAAATTTTAAGCTTGCAATTTGCATTAGCCAGTATATTTTTGGGTTTCAAATCTCGATGATAAACATTAGCTGCAGTGTCAGATAACAAACATAAGATGTCTAAACAAGAAGGACAATATAATCTTGGCACATTTAGAGCCTATAAGAAATAAATAAGCCATAGCAAAGCTAAAAGGAAAATATATAATCCAAGAAAAATACTACATCAATTTTAAAGTGGAAATTTTACTCAACATTGACTTCTAAAGTTACTTCCCAATCATAA of Coffea arabica cultivar ET-39 chromosome 5c, Coffea Arabica ET-39 HiFi, whole genome shotgun sequence contains these proteins:
- the LOC113690088 gene encoding mitogen-activated protein kinase 20, whose product is MQPDHRKKSSTEMDFFSEYGDASRYKIQEVIGKGSYGVVCSAIDTHTGEKVAIKKIHDIFEHISDAARILREIKLLRLLRHPDIVEIKHIMLPPSRREFKDIYVVFELMESDLHQVIKANDDLTREHYQFFLYQLLRALKYIHTANVYHRDLKPKNILANANCKLKICDFGLARVAFNDTPTTVFWTDYVATRWYRAPELCGSFFSKYTPAIDIWSIGCIFAEVLTGKPLFPGKNVVHQLDLMTDLLGTPSMDTISRVRNDKARRYLTSMRKKQPVPFSQKFPNADPLALRLLEKLLAFDPKDRPTAEEALADPYFRGLAKVEREPSCLPISKMEFEFERRRVTKEDVRELIFREILEYHPQLLKDYMNGIERTNFLYPSAVDQFRKQFAHLEENGGKNGTVIPFERKHVSLPRSTIVHSNAVPPKEQLRAPTLKDRQNGEEPCCRNPRDSDGLPGSLSRTLQTQQRIPQAKPGKAVGPVLPYENGTVNKESYDPRTVVRNPVLQPPPQGIPSAYCYHGSGTVKPEKSVMENERKLSSQGRQMPQCGMAAKMAPDIAINIDGNPFYMTRTPGTKVDQVDDRITIDTNLLQAKAQFSGIGVAAAASAAASRKVGTVQFGFSRMY